One genomic window of [Limnothrix rosea] IAM M-220 includes the following:
- the ftsY gene encoding signal recognition particle-docking protein FtsY produces the protein MAIFDWFKRKKKDQPQEESKPQVETPQVEEKAAETAEAPETTAAPEIDYLAFAKAAYKNVQEKKEQDIIEETAPEPIAEEPAPETVEAETVTESEATQPERTEPVAEVATPEPEVIEAAEPVETAPQPEPVQEVAPPEPIPVKPEIKPEPPVVATSSVETPAVETTPAPIAEEQPPEPEVAATPAETKPMPAWMQKSDGLEKLKETAIDTEGLEFDEDFLWSAKVLADQGRDVADISLEEIEWLKKLRDGLGKTRRSLVNQLKSVVGQGPLNDDAVMEIESLLLQADVGVGATDYIIETLQGKLREEALPPEEAIAYLKEILRNILDEPLSKLENSGFAPEEGKLNIWMLTGVNGAGKTTTIGKLAHLANQSGYSCVIAAADTFRAAAVEQVKVWGDRTNTPVIANPGKNTDPAAVVFDGITAAKSRNAQILLVDTAGRLQNKKNLMDELAKIRRIVDKKAPDAKIESLLVLDSTLGQNGLRQAEVFSQSAKLSGVVLTKLDGTARGGVALAVSQQLGLPIRFIGAGEGIEDLRPFSSYEFVEALLDG, from the coding sequence GTGGCTATCTTTGATTGGTTTAAGCGTAAAAAAAAGGATCAACCCCAAGAGGAATCTAAACCCCAGGTTGAAACCCCACAGGTAGAAGAAAAAGCGGCCGAAACTGCGGAGGCTCCTGAAACTACCGCTGCGCCAGAAATCGATTATTTAGCTTTTGCTAAAGCGGCTTACAAAAACGTCCAAGAAAAAAAAGAGCAGGACATTATAGAAGAAACGGCACCGGAACCGATTGCTGAAGAGCCTGCGCCAGAAACTGTTGAGGCAGAAACGGTCACTGAGTCAGAAGCAACGCAGCCAGAAAGGACAGAACCCGTTGCTGAAGTTGCAACACCGGAACCTGAGGTTATTGAAGCCGCTGAGCCTGTAGAAACTGCGCCACAACCGGAACCAGTCCAAGAGGTTGCTCCACCAGAACCTATTCCGGTAAAACCTGAGATCAAACCTGAACCACCTGTTGTGGCGACATCTTCTGTAGAAACGCCTGCGGTGGAAACTACGCCAGCACCTATCGCCGAAGAACAGCCCCCAGAGCCAGAAGTTGCGGCAACTCCTGCGGAAACTAAGCCAATGCCTGCGTGGATGCAGAAGTCTGATGGTTTAGAGAAATTAAAAGAAACGGCGATTGATACTGAAGGTCTAGAGTTTGATGAGGATTTCCTTTGGTCGGCGAAGGTGCTCGCGGATCAGGGTCGTGATGTTGCAGATATTTCCCTCGAAGAAATCGAATGGCTGAAGAAGCTGCGGGATGGTCTTGGTAAAACTCGCCGTAGTCTTGTGAATCAGCTGAAATCTGTGGTGGGTCAGGGCCCGCTCAATGATGATGCTGTGATGGAGATTGAGTCGTTATTGTTGCAGGCGGATGTGGGTGTCGGGGCAACGGACTATATTATTGAAACGCTCCAAGGCAAACTCCGTGAAGAGGCTTTACCTCCTGAAGAGGCGATCGCCTACCTCAAGGAAATTCTGCGCAATATTCTGGATGAGCCTTTATCGAAATTAGAGAATTCGGGTTTTGCACCGGAGGAAGGCAAGCTGAATATTTGGATGCTGACTGGTGTTAATGGTGCAGGGAAAACGACAACCATCGGTAAACTCGCTCACCTTGCGAATCAATCTGGTTATTCCTGTGTGATTGCGGCGGCGGACACCTTCCGGGCAGCGGCGGTAGAGCAAGTTAAAGTGTGGGGCGATCGCACGAATACCCCAGTGATTGCTAATCCCGGCAAAAATACCGATCCAGCGGCGGTGGTGTTTGACGGTATTACGGCGGCGAAATCCCGTAATGCTCAAATTTTGCTCGTGGATACCGCAGGACGTTTGCAAAATAAAAAGAACCTGATGGATGAATTGGCAAAAATCCGCCGTATTGTCGATAAAAAAGCACCTGATGCCAAAATCGAATCACTGTTGGTACTCGATTCTACTCTCGGTCAAAATGGTTTACGCCAAGCGGAAGTTTTCTCCCAGTCGGCTAAATTGAGTGGTGTTGTGCTCACAAAACTGGATGGTACGGCGCGGGGTGGTGTGGCTCTAGCGGTCAGTCAACAACTGGGTTTGCCCATTCGGTTTATTGGGGCGGGTGAAGGTATCGAAGATCTGCGTCCGTTCTCCAGCTACGAATTTGTTGAAGCTCTTTTAGATGGTTAG
- a CDS encoding adenylate kinase, giving the protein MMRLILLGGPGAGKSTQSKFLCEKFQLQRVSVGDILRQAIADQTELGKQAESYVNEGKLVPDTLIIDLMRDRLTQPDMNNGWVLEGYPRTAFQAEELDFLLDDLQQTLNKAIYFKVPEQVLSERSQARGLTDDTPEAIRERLKAFWESTEPILDYYAPRQKLLVVDAGQEIKTVSEILVNELG; this is encoded by the coding sequence ATGATGCGTCTCATTCTGCTTGGTGGCCCCGGTGCGGGCAAAAGTACCCAGTCAAAATTTCTGTGCGAAAAATTTCAGCTCCAGCGGGTTTCTGTAGGGGATATTCTCCGGCAGGCGATCGCCGACCAAACTGAATTGGGTAAACAGGCTGAATCTTATGTTAATGAAGGAAAACTGGTTCCCGATACTTTGATTATCGATTTGATGCGCGATCGCCTGACGCAACCGGATATGAACAATGGCTGGGTTTTAGAAGGCTATCCCCGCACTGCATTTCAGGCAGAAGAATTAGATTTTTTATTAGACGATTTACAGCAAACGTTAAACAAAGCCATCTACTTTAAAGTGCCTGAACAGGTTTTGAGTGAACGTTCCCAAGCTCGTGGTTTAACTGACGATACCCCCGAAGCAATTCGAGAACGATTGAAAGCTTTTTGGGAAAGTACCGAACCCATTCTGGATTATTATGCCCCGCGCCAAAAGTTGTTAGTTGTTGATGCTGGACAAGAAATTAAAACAGTGAGTGAGATTTTAGTAAATGAGTTGGGTTAA
- a CDS encoding histone deacetylase: MIHLIYSDQFLEHDTGRPHPESFRRLVSITTALKEVAWADQLQWHEPKSVAERDPLPWISKLHSLEYLEKLKAIAESGGGNWDPDTPISPRSYDVALLAVNACLDGIDLAIETGEPAFALVRPPGHHAVKNDAMGFCLLGNVAIAAHYALSVDQINRVAILDWDVHHGNGTEFLVDYNPAIFYCSLHQYPAYPGTGKATFTGEHNNVLNIPMPGLQNGMAYQAQFDNRVMPRLREFKPDFLIVSAGYDATEKDPLAGMNLQPNDFKLFTEYCQTLNCPMLLALEGGYHLKALAESVIATLEPFVM; this comes from the coding sequence GTGATTCATCTCATTTATTCAGACCAATTTTTAGAACATGACACCGGAAGACCCCACCCCGAAAGTTTCCGTCGCCTAGTTTCGATTACGACTGCTTTAAAAGAGGTTGCGTGGGCAGATCAACTGCAATGGCACGAGCCAAAATCTGTTGCTGAACGAGATCCATTACCTTGGATTTCCAAATTACATTCACTGGAATATCTCGAAAAATTAAAGGCGATCGCCGAATCTGGTGGTGGAAATTGGGATCCTGATACACCCATTTCACCCCGCAGTTATGATGTCGCGTTATTGGCGGTAAATGCTTGTCTTGATGGTATTGATTTAGCTATTGAAACTGGCGAACCCGCTTTTGCTTTAGTGCGTCCCCCCGGTCACCATGCCGTAAAAAATGATGCGATGGGATTTTGTTTGCTGGGAAATGTGGCGATCGCCGCCCATTATGCCTTGAGTGTTGATCAGATTAATCGCGTGGCAATTTTAGATTGGGATGTGCACCACGGCAATGGCACAGAGTTTCTAGTCGATTACAATCCCGCTATTTTCTATTGTTCTTTGCATCAATATCCCGCCTATCCCGGCACTGGTAAGGCGACCTTTACGGGCGAGCACAACAACGTGCTCAATATTCCCATGCCCGGCTTACAAAATGGCATGGCCTACCAAGCCCAATTCGATAATCGTGTGATGCCCCGCCTGCGGGAATTTAAGCCTGATTTTTTAATTGTGAGTGCAGGTTACGACGCGACAGAAAAAGACCCCCTCGCCGGTATGAATTTGCAACCCAATGATTTCAAGCTTTTCACTGAATATTGCCAAACTTTAAATTGTCCGATGTTATTGGCCCTAGAAGGTGGCTACCATCTCAAAGCCCTTGCTGAGTCAGTCATTGCGACTCTCGAACCTTTTGTCATGTAG
- a CDS encoding CHAT domain-containing protein, producing the protein MVANTKLWKRWIVASFYLGSTFGMVDIPLRQTVILVAQAESISSFQQQVQALESQAQSYSQQGQTDLAQQTYVEVATLVRNTAKDIFREIIPIIGEEHPALSYAQRSLELSEKSGDRLQIAQSLNLIGQIQFASGGTSNARATYRQAIAELESLADTNPEKQRVIAYSNIYLGQVEQAVVNTAQAQGFYNDALSTFQALNDPEGEILARQNIADLAQQQRNFLEAVKNYRSALQLARSADNKAAIGEILLSLGDLQKRQREYPQAKQSYQEALEATQNTANFLRQRGQLLNRLGSLELQVGNHTTAVELYTKALGLAQQVGDLTEQGSILRNLSIGQQQRGNYAESFDFLQQAAVLYNQMGLRGLEAEVLAEMGATQNVLGNKELAILFYKQAVQVFEARRAELSEILGDASTPSKVFSPVYRRLGDLLLSGDRPAEAQQAVDLLKVQEVDEYLRGGRVEANATTVEAVTTLPAEEKVLAVYQPLKDQAIALGKELLALRRIPQVELTPAQLQRITEITTLQQDLTREFSAFSRSPEVRAALQDVSATAREQNLGLNTLRHIADNLRSLDERSVILYPLVLEDRLELIVASPFAPPVRRTVDVSREELNSTIESMRQGLTSTRRNTVIEPARQLYDWLIAPIEGDLQATGATTIIYAPDDQLRYVPLVALNDGDRWLVERFRVNNITAASLTDFTSQPPNILNILAGAFTQGEYKFQAGQRDFSFAGLPFAGVEVNNIASTIPNTTTLFDSNFNAADTVPLMDNFNIVHFATHAAFVPGEPKDSFILMGNGDRITLEEVQNSWFLTNVELIVLSACQTAVGGEMGNGEEILGFGYLMQDAGAKAAIASLWSVSDGGTQALMNDFYSRLLSGSSKSEALRQAQIAMIRGELEIDDSIPNTSHPYYWSPFILIGNGL; encoded by the coding sequence CGGCAAACTGTGATTCTGGTAGCTCAGGCGGAGTCCATTAGTTCTTTCCAACAACAAGTTCAAGCTCTGGAAAGTCAAGCGCAGTCTTATTCTCAGCAGGGGCAAACGGACTTAGCACAGCAAACTTATGTAGAAGTGGCAACTTTAGTTCGCAACACAGCTAAAGATATTTTTCGGGAGATTATTCCCATTATCGGAGAGGAACACCCGGCTCTCAGTTACGCGCAACGATCTTTAGAATTATCCGAAAAAAGTGGCGATCGCCTCCAAATTGCCCAAAGTCTAAACTTAATCGGTCAAATTCAATTTGCCAGTGGTGGAACCAGTAATGCTCGCGCAACCTATCGACAGGCGATCGCCGAACTTGAGTCTTTAGCCGATACGAATCCTGAAAAACAACGTGTCATTGCCTACAGCAACATCTACCTCGGTCAAGTGGAGCAAGCTGTGGTGAATACAGCTCAAGCCCAAGGTTTTTATAACGATGCTCTGAGTACGTTTCAGGCTTTAAATGATCCAGAAGGTGAAATCCTAGCACGCCAAAATATTGCCGATCTTGCCCAACAGCAACGCAATTTTTTAGAAGCGGTTAAAAATTATCGTTCAGCTTTGCAACTGGCTCGTTCTGCTGACAATAAAGCCGCGATTGGTGAAATACTTTTGTCTCTCGGTGATTTGCAGAAACGTCAGCGGGAATACCCCCAAGCAAAACAGTCCTACCAAGAAGCCCTTGAAGCTACGCAAAATACGGCTAATTTTCTGCGTCAGCGGGGACAACTCCTAAATCGCCTCGGTTCGTTAGAGCTACAGGTCGGCAATCACACAACGGCGGTGGAACTTTATACAAAAGCCCTTGGCTTGGCACAGCAAGTTGGAGATTTGACAGAACAAGGCTCTATTCTGCGGAATCTCAGTATTGGTCAACAGCAGCGCGGTAATTATGCCGAATCCTTTGATTTTCTCCAGCAGGCGGCAGTGCTTTACAACCAAATGGGTTTGCGCGGGCTAGAAGCCGAGGTTTTGGCGGAGATGGGCGCAACTCAAAATGTTTTGGGCAATAAGGAATTAGCCATTTTGTTTTATAAGCAAGCGGTGCAAGTCTTTGAGGCGCGGCGTGCGGAGTTGTCAGAAATTTTGGGGGACGCTTCAACGCCATCAAAGGTTTTTTCGCCTGTTTATCGGCGCTTGGGAGATTTACTGTTGAGTGGCGATCGCCCAGCGGAAGCCCAGCAAGCGGTTGATTTATTAAAAGTGCAGGAAGTTGATGAATATCTCAGGGGTGGACGCGTCGAAGCGAATGCAACAACCGTCGAAGCTGTGACAACATTACCCGCCGAAGAAAAAGTTTTGGCAGTTTATCAGCCTCTCAAAGATCAGGCGATCGCCCTCGGTAAAGAACTTTTAGCATTGCGCCGTATTCCCCAAGTCGAACTGACTCCAGCACAATTACAACGCATTACTGAAATCACCACATTACAACAGGATTTAACCCGTGAATTTAGCGCCTTCAGTCGCAGCCCAGAGGTACGAGCCGCCTTACAGGATGTCAGTGCCACAGCCCGCGAACAAAATTTAGGTCTCAATACGTTGCGACATATCGCCGATAATTTACGCAGCCTTGATGAACGCTCGGTGATTTTATATCCCCTCGTCCTTGAAGATCGTCTGGAACTTATTGTCGCAAGCCCTTTCGCCCCGCCTGTGCGTCGTACCGTTGATGTCTCGCGGGAAGAACTTAATTCGACCATTGAATCTATGCGCCAAGGCTTAACATCTACCCGTCGCAATACCGTTATCGAGCCCGCTCGTCAACTTTATGACTGGCTGATTGCACCGATCGAAGGGGATTTGCAGGCAACAGGCGCAACCACCATTATCTATGCACCGGATGATCAATTGCGTTACGTGCCTCTAGTCGCGCTCAATGATGGCGATCGCTGGTTGGTAGAGCGCTTTCGGGTAAATAATATTACGGCGGCAAGCTTGACTGACTTTACGAGCCAACCCCCTAATATTCTCAATATTTTGGCGGGAGCCTTCACCCAAGGTGAATATAAGTTTCAGGCGGGACAGCGGGATTTTTCCTTTGCTGGCTTACCCTTCGCGGGTGTCGAAGTCAATAATATTGCCTCGACAATTCCTAATACCACCACATTATTTGATTCAAATTTTAACGCTGCCGACACTGTGCCACTGATGGACAATTTTAATATTGTGCATTTTGCAACCCACGCGGCTTTTGTGCCCGGCGAGCCAAAGGATTCGTTTATTTTGATGGGCAACGGCGATCGCATCACCCTCGAAGAAGTTCAGAACTCTTGGTTTTTGACTAATGTTGAACTAATCGTGCTGAGTGCCTGCCAAACCGCTGTTGGTGGTGAAATGGGTAATGGCGAAGAAATTCTAGGATTTGGTTATCTCATGCAGGATGCTGGGGCAAAGGCGGCGATCGCCTCACTGTGGTCAGTGTCTGACGGCGGGACGCAAGCTTTGATGAATGATTTTTATAGCCGTTTACTATCCGGGAGCAGTAAATCTGAAGCCCTACGCCAAGCCCAAATTGCCATGATTCGGGGCGAGCTAGAGATTGACGATAGCATTCCGAATACCTCCCATCCTTACTACTGGTCACCATTTATCTTGATTGGCAATGGTTTATAA